The Phoenix dactylifera cultivar Barhee BC4 chromosome 9, palm_55x_up_171113_PBpolish2nd_filt_p, whole genome shotgun sequence genome window below encodes:
- the LOC103714115 gene encoding probable sarcosine oxidase: protein MEFSGDRFDVVVVGAGIMGSCTAYEVAKRGEKVLLLEKFDFLHHLGSSHGESRTIRATYPEDYYASMALESYRLWEEAESEIGYRVLTKTPHLDIGPAANKSLQCLIANCEPNSIHAHLLDRSRLRDMFSGAFQLPEQWIGVATDAGGVIKPTKAVAMFQASAIRRGAVLRDRMEVTDIKRDEEGGGIWVSAATGDRFWGRKCVVTVGAWMKKLVKAVSGLVLPIQPLHTTVCYWKIKAGHEKEFSPEAGFPTFASYGEPYIYGTPSLEFPGLIKIAMHGGYPCDPDRRDWASGFGAPVDSVIPWIERVLQGRVEAGKPVVEQACMYSMTPDGDFIIDFLGGEFGKDVVVAGGFSGHGFKMGPAVGRILAELAIHGEAAGFDLKHFRLRRFGEDPKGNAKEFEDQVSYPNHE, encoded by the coding sequence atggAGTTCTCCGGCGATCGGTTCGATGTCGTCGTCGTCGGTGCCGGGATCATGGGGAGCTGCACGGCCTATGAGGTGGCGAAGCGCGGCGAAAAGGTGCTCCTCCTCGAGAAATTCGACTTCCTGCACCACCTTGGCTCGTCCCATGGCGAGTCCCGGACGATCCGAGCCACCTACCCCGAAGACTACTACGCCTCGATGGCGCTCGAATCCTACCGTCTCTGGGAAGAGGCAGAGTCAGAGATCGGCTACCGCGTCCTCACCAAGACCCCGCATCTCGACATTGGCCCTGCGGCCAACAAGAGCCTCCAGTGCTTGATCGCCAACTGCGAGCCGAATTCGATCCACGCTCATCTTCTCGATCGAAGCCGGCTTCGCGACATGTTCTCCGGCGCGTTCCAATTGCCCGAGCAGTGGATCGGAGTGGCGACCGACGCCGGTGGCGTCATCAAGCCGACGAAGGCGGTCGCCATGTTCCAAGCGTCGGCCATCCGAAGAGGAGCCGTTCTCAGAGACCGCATGGAGGTGACGGACATCAAGAGAGACGAGGAAGGAGGCGGCATCTGGGTTTCAGCAGCCACCGGCGATCGCTTCTGGGGGAGGAAGTGTGTCGTCACCGTTGGAGCCTGGATGAAGAAGTTAGTTAAAGCAGTTAGCGGTCTCGTCCTTCCCATCCAGCCTCTCCACACAACCGTTTGTTACTGGAAGATCAAAGCCGGACATGAGAAGGAATTCTCGCCGGAGGCCGGATTTCCGACGTTCGCGAGCTACGGCGAGCCGTACATCTACGGCACGCCATCTTTGGAGTTCCCCGGGCTGATCAAGATTGCGATGCACGGGGGCTACCCTTGCGACCCCGACCGGAGGGACTGGGCGTCGGGCTTCGGCGCGCCGGTGGACTCGGTCATCCCGTGGATCGAACGGGTGCTGCAGGGGCGTGTCGAGGCCGGAAAGCCCGTCGTGGAGCAGGCTTGCATGTACTCGATGACCCCCGACGGGGATTTCATCATCGACTTCCTCGGCGGGGAGTTCGGCAAGGACGTGGTGGTCGCCGGAGGGTTCTCCGGTCATGGGTTCAAGATGGGTCCTGCGGTGGGGAGGATTCTGGCGGAGCTGGCCATCCATGGAGAGGCTGCAGGATTTGACCTGAAACACTTCAGGCTGAGGAGGTTTGGGGAGGACCCAAAGGGGAATGCCAAGGAGTTTGAGGACCAAGTATCCTACCCAAACCATGAATGA
- the LOC103699569 gene encoding uncharacterized protein LOC103699569 → MAEPGDGSPASSEPGLARDPRNNGPRSPVKRPTWTEVAKLAPRQSAWTSHRISPRKLEVLQERFSEVVKVPEEELEEMRSKWRSSTVLVRSMGRNVPADWVAKEVRRAGKLDYDVGSFTLVDSVIAVRFANESDRESAMANGPWMVAGQLPAMERWRPNFIPGIEGVGWVVVWLRLPGLPLDYWKKETIFRIAARAENPLALDECMEKRRTFGFARVKMEVDVSAPLKPGTMVMGRSVGREVKFWLYLWQGFVYENLPVPCPKCGRIGHSAAVCESSSPVEVGADPVVETSGSEEGATEKPAANVPNRVMRDGKRSEEEGLYGPWLMTNQIGPSLRAPRKEAAGSGARKKPVPSPRVLVRV, encoded by the coding sequence ATGGCCGAACCTGGGGATGGGTCGCCAGCGTCGTCGGAGCCGGGGCTGGCTAGAGATCCGAGGAACAATGGCCCGAGGAGTCCGGTTAAGCGTCCGACGTGGACGGAGGTGGCGAAACTAGCCCCGAGGCAATCAGCGTGGACCAGTCACCGTATTTCTCCCCGGAAGCTAGAGGTGCTGCAGGAGAGGTTCTCGGAGGTGGTAAAGGTTCCGGAAGAGGAGCTGGAGGAGATGCGGTCGAAGTGGCGTAGTTCCACGGTTCTGGTGAGGAGTATGGGGAGGAATGTTCCAGCGGATTGGGTGGCGAAGGAGGTCCGACGGGCCGGAAAGCTGGACTACGACGTCGGAAGCTTCACGTTGGTGGACAGCGTCATCGCTGTCAGATTCGCCAACGAATCAGATCGAGAGTCTGCAATGGCGAATGGCCCATGGATGGTGGCCGGTCAGCTGCCCGCCATGGAGAGGTGGCGCCCTAACTTCATTCCGGGGATCGAGGGCGTTGGGTGGGTGGTAGTCTGGCTTCGGCTACCCGGGTTGCCGCTGGACTATTGGAAGAAGGAGACGATCTTTAGGATCGCAGCGCGGGCTGAAAATCCCCTGGCGTTGGATGAATGCATGGAGAAGAGGCGTACGTTTGGTTTTGCGAGGGTGAAGATGGAGGTGGATGTGTCCGCTCCACTCAAGCCGGGGACGATGGTGATGGGGAGATCAGTGGGTAGAGAGGTAAAGTTCTGGCTTTACCTCTGGCAGGGTTTCGTCTATGAAAACCTGCCAGTCCCATGTCCCAAATGTGGGCGGATAGGGCACTCGGCGGCGGTATGCGAGTCTTCTTCTCCGGTGGAGGTGGGAGCAGACCCGGTGGTGGAGACATCTGGATCTGAGGAGGGTGCAACGGAGAAGCCTGCTGCAAATGTCCCGAATCGAGTGATGAGGGATGGTAAGCGATCCGAGGAGGAAGGCCTCTACGGACCATGGCTAATGACAAACCAGATCGGGCCATCCTTGAGGGCTCCCCGGAAGGAGGCGGCGGGCAGCGGTGCGAGGAAGAAGCCGGTACCCTCCCCTCGAGTCCTGGTCCGAGTCTGA
- the LOC120111970 gene encoding uncharacterized protein LOC120111970: protein MAQLNSSSPDLVPNKGKGKLVDSVEGNNPADSGRVVGGSVACGTGSMGTVCHMAQGNSGGQHLQILLQMMASTKGVNRESQGDEEGMEVDTGGSNSSGDTGCAFAEGQKGDSKIVGVLCCGTPRYTWCNNQQGRARVWERLDRACAIAGWIQSFPDHHVRHLPRIASDHNPLLVSTEAHIPVRSPFRFEKFWLCYPRSWEMVQEAWSTPVRGDAMYRVSRRLELTRRRLRRWNREEVENIFRRTEEEEEAIDRLQSQEAQRGGLSEEEMGELRSHLALHDSLLRQRDTLWRQKSRIQWILEGDRNTRFFHQATMIRRHQNKIRIIRSEDGQMSEDPDMIRRIMESFFKARWTEPLGGRRRVEMPMPTVRVSEEETDVMIRLVSEEEMKAAVWSLEGDKAPGPNGFPPLIFRRYWMVVGQDITAAIQQFFTTTVMSSDRQRTFITLIPKRQDATDPGHFRPISLCTTLYKATMKILAVKLRDLLPRLISPEQDAFIGGRSISNNVLIAQKFMFDPGRAPMRRSLMRVKLDIERAYDRMRWNFVHQSLQVFGFSETWIQWIMGCVRAPSFAILAVLTQELETYRPVVDAPSISHLLFVDDCQRVNLSKSVVCFSSSTRQEEKNSIMEILGVAEQDGMMRYLGVPLSGRRLRGRDCTFLEASIRQRVEGWQRHSLSMMGRITLVRLVLSSIPTYLLSTSFILVAVLRTIEQLLRSFIRGRQGGRDGIHLLAWEVVCQPTRWGGLRVQSLLERREALAACHVARFVMESNSIWSSLLRAKYGVLILGARAARHHSPVWREMCTRVGAVLPEIRWAVGDGRSIDVLEDCWVTAQPISRLPTMVDSGRLTGCRVSDLMIPDEGRWRVGLVREVFGEQLAEMILALPVPTRGESDRLIWVPSGRSQVRARDLLALFSGELVRQIEKG from the exons ATGGCGCAGTTGAATAGTTCCAGTCCCGATTTGGTGCCAAACAAGGGAAAGGGGAAACTGGTTGATTCGGTGGAGGGAAACAACCCGGCTGACAGTGGGAGGGTGGTTGGAGGGTCCGTGGCTTGTGGCACAGGCTCCATGGGCACTGTGTGCCATATGGCACAAGGGAATAGTGGAGGGCAGCATCTTCAAATTCTTCTCCAAATGATGGCTTCAACGAAGGGAGTGAATAGGGAATCTCAAGGTGAtgaagagggtatggaagtggacACAGGTGGCAGCAACAGCTCAGGAGATACGGGCTGTGCG TTTGCAGAAGGCCAGAAGGGCGATTCCAAGATCGTGGGGGTTTTATGCTGTGGAACCCCAAG GTACACATGGTGCAACAATCAGCAGGGGCGGGCACGTGTGTGGGAGAGACTAGACAGAGCATGTGCTATAGCTGGGTGGATCCAGAGCTTTCCTGATCATCATGTCAGACATTTGCCGAGGATAGCATCGGACCATAATCCATTGTTGGTGAGTACTGAGGCACATATCCCAGTTCGATCCCCCTTCAGGTTTGAGAAGTTTTGGCTGTGCTACCCACGGTCCTGGGAGATGGTGCAGGAGGCATGGAGTACCCCGGTTAGGGGTGATGCTATGTATCGGGTGTCCCGAAGGCTGGAGTTGACCAGGAGGCGGCTGCGAAGGTGGAACCGAGAGGAGGTGGAGAACATTTTCAGGAgaacagaggaggaggaggaggccattGACAGATTACAGTCTCAGGAGGCACAGAGAGGAGGGTTATCGGAGGAGGAGATGGGAGAGCTTAGATCGCACTTGGCCTTACATGACTCCCTTCTTAGGCAACGGGATACCTTATGGAGACAGAAGTCCAGGATCCAATGGATCTTGGAGGGAGACCGGAACACTAGATTTTTTCATCAGGCGACAATGATCAGGAGGCATCAGAACAAGATCAGAATTATCAGGAGTGAGGACGGGCAGATGTCAGAGGACCCTGACATGATCCGGAGGATTATGGAGAGCTTCTTCAAAGCGAGGTGGACGGAGCCGTTAGGTGGGAGGCGTCGAGTGGAGATGCCGATGCCTACTGTGAGGGTATCGGAGGAGGAGACAGATGTAATGATTAGGCTGGTATcagaggaggagatgaaggCGGCGGTGTGGTCCCTTGAGGGGGACAAGGCACCAGGGCCAAATGGTTTTCCACCGTTGATCTTCCGAAGGTACTGGATGGTAGTAGGACAAGATATAACGGCGGCTATACAACAGTTCTTTACCACAACTGTGATGTCATCAGACCGGCAGAGGACCTTCATTACCCTGATACCGAAGCGGCAGGATGCTACTGACCCGGGTCATTTCCGACCGATCAGCCTGTGCACCACTTTGTACAAGGCAACGATGAAGATTCTTGCTGTCAAGTTGAGGGATTTACTTCCGAGGCTGATCAGCCCGGAGCAGGATGCTTTCATAGGCGGTCGGAGCATCTCCAACAATGTACTGATAGCACAGAAGTTCATGTTCGATCCGGGGAGGGCCCCGATGAGGAGGAGCTTGATGAGGGTCAAGCTTGATATAGAGAGGGCCTATGATAGGATGCGGTGGAACTTTGTACATCAGTCTCTACAGGTGTTTGGTTTTTCGGAGACATGGATTCAGTGGATTATGGGTTGTGTCAGGGCTCCTTCTTTTGCCATCTTG GCTGTACTTACTCAGGAGCTAGAGACTTACAGGCCAGTAGTGGATGCTCCCTCGATCTCTCATTTGCTTTTTGTGGATGATT GTCAACGAGTTAACTTATCGAAATCTGTAGTCTGCTTTAGCTCGTCGACCAGACAAGAGGAGAAGAACTCTATCATGGAGATTCTGGGGGTGGCCGAGCAGGATGGCATGATGAGGTACTTGGGGGTCCCGCTTTCTGGTCGGCGACTGCGCGGCAGGGATTGTACTTTCTTGGAGGCCAGCATCAGGCAAAGGGTGGAGGGCTGGCAGAGGCACTCACTATCTATGATGGGGAGGATCACTTTGGTTCGGTTAGTCCTTTCTTCGATCCCTACCTATCTACTTTCCACCTCCTTCATCCTAGTGGCGGTTCTGAGGACCATTGAGCAGCTTCTTAGAAGTTTCATTAGGGGGAGGCAGGGTGGTAGAGATGGTATTCATCTGCTGGCATGGGAGGTGGTGTGTCAGCCGACCAGATGGGGAGGTTTACGGGTGCAGTCCTTATTGGAGAGGCGGGAGGCTTTAGCGGCATGCCATGTTGCTAGATTTGTTATGGAGTCTAACAGCATATGGTCCTCGTTGTTGAGGGCTAAGTATGGAGTTTTGATTCTCGGAGCAAGAGCAGCCCGTCATCACTCTCCAGTGTGGAGGGAGATGTGCACCAGAGTGGGGGCGGTATTGCCGGAGATCAGATGGGCTGTTGGCGACGGACGCTCGATAGATGTGTTGGAGGATTGTTGGGTGACCGCGCAGCCGATCAGCCGCCTGCCCACCATGGTGGATTCGGGACGCTTAACAGGCTGTAGGGTCAGCGATCTGATGATCCCAGATGAGGGCAGGTGGAGGGTGGGGCTGGTCCGAGAGGTGTTTGGGGAGCAGCTGGCAGAGATGATACTGGCTCTTCCGGTGCCCACCAGAGGGGAGTCTGACAGGTTGATCTGGGTGCCATCGGGACGGTCGCAGGTGCGAGCTAGGGATCTTCTGGCTCTCTTCAGTGGGGAGCTAGTCAGGCAGATTGAGAAAGGGtag